AAATGAACTTAAGGTCTTACCACCACACCAACACATTCTGCCTGCATATAAACACAGCAAGAAtgtagacagacacagagaggagctTTTCACAGTGAAGTTGGACTCTACAGGCGAGACGACACAGTCATGCTTCTGGTGAGCTGCTTTCCTTTGTCTCTGATGATCCTGAGACTATTTCTTAAACTGTTGAAGTGAtagtctgattttttttttattaggatGTGACCATATGGTCTTTTTGTCCTCTTTTGGATTTCTCTTTAGCTTATGTTTGGTTTATTATGTCTCACAGCCAATTAAGCACTTTAGTCTGTGCCTGGTGTTTTTTGCATTTAGGTGTTGAGAGCTCTGTTGGTGCTGGGCCTCGTCTCTTTGCACGCCTGCAGAAGAGAGCAGACGGTCAAGGTGAAGTTGGGTCGAGGAACCGGATTTAAGGGCAAGTCAGTGAGACTCTTCCTGGATCCCTCAGTGCAGCCTCAGATTGGCAGAGTGTCTGATGGCACCATCTCCAACATGTCTCTGTCACCCTGGAACTACAGGTGAGGAACACTTCAGGTCTGAACataatgtcatgttttattcattagtTCACAGAGCTTGATCAGTTCACAGAgttcacatggtttcatttcaatacatgttcaaatgagtcaatatttcagaaaaaaacgattagagaaaaagtccaaaaacagaaacagaaaacagatgttttttttttcttctttcctctcccattaattgTCTCAAGACCTCTCAGATTTATCTGCTAACCCTCAACTATCTCAGGGACATGGACTAAACAATCTGTAACTGTATataagtagtataaactagttccacctccagcagctacaacagtaacatgctgctctaacactgatgcttcactattaataatctaatgatgtcatatataataatatatcactacttttactgtaatactgcatactacatcactataatactgtagtacttttactgtaatactgcatactacatcactcataatactgcagtacttttactgtaataccgaatactacatcacccataatactgcagtacttttactgtaatactgcatactacatcactcataatactgcagtacttttactgtaatactgcatactacatcactcataatactgcagtacttttactgtaatactgcatactacatcactcataatactgcagtacttttactgtaatactgcatactacatcactcataatactgcagtacttttactgtaatactgcatactacatcactcataatactgcagtacttttactgtaatactttaactaaaGTTTGCTTTTAATGCGATTGTACTTATACTTaggtaggatttttcatgcagaacTTTTCCTTGTAGTGCAGTATTTATAAATAGTTGTATTTGTACTATTACTTAAACAAagtatctgagtacttcttccatcaTTACCATTTTGACACATCATTGATTTCATGGATTACAAGCTTTCACATATTTGGTAGCATCATAATGGAAATGTTGTGTCCATAAGGTGATTGTTAAACTATCACAGCTATAAATGTGGTTTTCTCTTCTTTGCATCCCTCTCCAGTTACACCACTGTGGAGTCTCGTTTACCCAGGCGGATCTCTCATGCTCAGTGCCTGACCTCTGGATGTCTCAGCCTCCAGGGGGAAGGTGAAGATTTAGCTCTGGAGGCCAAACCCATTTACTACCAGGTCCTGGTCCTCCACAGGTGAGCTACTGCAGTGTTAATTATACTTTTGAGCTCTTTTTTTGCTTCTAATTTAGTTTTTACTGCAGGATACAGCACTACAATTCCTCACGTGGGGTCTCTTAATTTGATTTCCTGTTGAAACACGCTGCTAGGGTGGGACATAAACATGGCAGGCATCACTGAGTAGATTAAAGCAGTGTGTTACCACAGTTATAGAAATAAAGGTGGTTATTTGTAATGgaaaggttttttgttttttttatgagtaATTGTGAcatatccatttttttttcttttttttttattgtggtttGAAGTTGTGAGAATCggaaaaccaaaagaaaaacagtcaaatttTGAGGTTAAGCTTTGCACAACCTCAAGACTCAAGACTTCAAACTATTTCCTCAAACACTACACATggtaaatatttatttcacaatCATTAGTGGCAGTTTTCTCTCTGATGCATCCCACGGTGCTGAGTGAAGAGTTTTAGCGTTTGCTGCAGTGAACTGTAtgtaaaaactgaattaaattaGATTGAAGTACATTTTGGTTTGTTTCATTCCTGTTCATTTAAAGTCACTTCCAAGTAAAATCCAACTCAAAGTCTGTTAGAATCTGATAATAACATAATCTCATTATATTTAGCCCTGACTCATTTTTCCATATTTCTCCAAGAGTCccaaggaaagagaagaacaacAAAGAAGGGAAGAAGTCCAGGAGGAAGTATGACTTAAAACTGGGAACGGAGGTGATCTCAGTGGGCTGTACCTGTGTGAGGCCCAGCGTCATACAGGAGCCGTAACACAGAGAGCTCTGATGCCAGCAAGCATGCTGTGAATGTTGTGATCATCACTTCTTAACTTAAACCGGTATTATGTGATATTTTTGCTGTGGCACTTTGTGATGTGACCAGGATTTTAAAGGATAGACTCACAATTTTTCAATTCTGTCAGTCAGGTGTCCAAAATAGGTCTTTCCTCGCTGTTAtcactcctcctgttcatattgacaACCAAAATCCTTTTAATaccaaaaatgaccaaaattgtatttaaatgaaacttcagccatctgagttagtcatataaaGTGAATATATTTCATAGTTATGGTatttttttgataataaattGCTTCTTTGCGTTttctcagacagtgtttccctgttcaGCTGTGGTGGGAGTATAGTAACAAAACAATGATATCAGACAATCAGATATCTCACATACTTATGTCTGGGGATTTCTAAATTCTCAGTAGTTGCTTCAACAGCATTGAGAATGGCCTCTAACGAACCTAGAGCCCTTACATTTGATCAAAGACATGCCAGATCTCTTATGTAGTAAACTGCATGTCACCGACCTAATATGAAGGGCTGCCCTAAAAACATTGGGTTGGTTGTGCAATGCAGGTTTCGTTTTTAACTCTGTGGTTGTTTACACCCAGTTTTTCACAGCTGGGAGACTGTCCTCAGTTGCCGTGAGCATGTAGAGTCTGACTTGTGAGTCTAAAAAAGAGACTTAAGCCATAAAAAGactaatttggatggctgaagctaCATATTACATTCTGAAACGCgctgtcccccatcacttacactgtaagCGCATTATGAATGTATCTTCTAATAGCTTACAgcaagaagaacaaacaaaaggtgtttaaagacagacttgaaaatggTTGAACCTATCCCTTAACATGCTAACCATAAGAACTTGATACAATACTAGTATCAAAAAAAGAGCTGTGATTctttctgccccctagtggtcaaaaatCCCTGGCTTTAATCCAGAGATGCAGAATCTGACGAACACTGCTGTTGTTTATGCTATTTTGTCAGGACAACTAAATCTTGAACGAAAAATCTTTTTACTGTCTTGTTGTGTTTTGATAAGTATTGATGTTATTACCCAGATTTTATAATAACCCTgttcacaaaataaatgtgctttattaTAAAAGAAACAACTATTATATCTAATTAGGCTGtgaaaactgttttaatgtaaGGTTACATGAGATTATAGCAAATAAGAGTTTTTATATTGAGTTTTTTTGTTGGGAAGTTTGAATGCAGCAATTATTATGAAATATCTAGCTCATTTTCATACTATTAAAATACTGAAACAATATGAATacatgtttattgtgtgtgtgcgatttcatacaaacatcatattattaTACCACACAGTGAGAAATCATGAGAACCAGAGCAAAGTATGAGTTCAGTCAAGCTGTTTTTTACTGACCATGCCAAACAGATACAATCAATCCAGCCTTGAAGATAAATAGCGACACACAGTTACAGCAAGTAC
This genomic interval from Scomber japonicus isolate fScoJap1 chromosome 17, fScoJap1.pri, whole genome shotgun sequence contains the following:
- the il17a/f3 gene encoding interleukin 17a/f3, producing MLLVLRALLVLGLVSLHACRREQTVKVKLGRGTGFKGKSVRLFLDPSVQPQIGRVSDGTISNMSLSPWNYSYTTVESRLPRRISHAQCLTSGCLSLQGEGEDLALEAKPIYYQVLVLHRVPRKEKNNKEGKKSRRKYDLKLGTEVISVGCTCVRPSVIQEP